Proteins from a single region of Sphaerochaeta globosa str. Buddy:
- a CDS encoding ABC-F family ATP-binding cassette domain-containing protein: MVKLSNVTVAYGDRFILKDADFLIKSGDRIGLVGPNGAGKTTLLRVLASEEHADSGQALIDSGTVIGYFSQNVGEMQGRSALMEVIAGSGSVYEIGLELEALEHRMADTSQVFSDADMDRYGHLQTEFLARDGYDLTQRSEEILTGLGIGPDRFHEPVEHFSGGWKMRIALAKILALNPDVLLMDEPTNHLDLESIIYLESWLSSFKGDVVMTSHDRQFMTRICFRTVEVANGQVTSYSGDYDFYIREREIRRQQLIATFNRQQARFAKDEEFIAKFAARASHASLVQSRIKALEKIERITLPPESKIMQVQFTPCTRSGDQVVVMKDLTKRWPMAQGGQHTVFENISATVMRGNKIALTGINGAGKSTLLKVIVGLTQPTSGEASLGASVNLGYFSQYSSDVLDPNKTIFEEVSERVPMSTIPIIRSMLGSFLFSGDDVDKKIGNLSGGEKSRVMLACMLALPVNFLVLDEPTNHLDIQSREVLLDALSRFEGTLMIVSHDRYFLKHLANRVFELDKAVLNIYEGDYAYYLHKSGRE, encoded by the coding sequence GTGGTTAAACTGAGTAATGTTACTGTGGCCTATGGGGATCGTTTCATCCTCAAGGATGCAGATTTCCTGATAAAAAGTGGAGATAGAATCGGGCTTGTAGGCCCCAACGGTGCCGGAAAAACGACGCTTTTGCGCGTGTTGGCTTCAGAGGAACATGCCGATAGCGGCCAAGCACTCATCGACAGCGGGACCGTCATCGGATATTTCAGCCAGAATGTGGGCGAAATGCAAGGTCGTAGCGCTCTCATGGAGGTTATTGCCGGTTCGGGCTCGGTCTATGAGATCGGGTTGGAACTTGAAGCTTTGGAGCATCGCATGGCTGATACCAGCCAAGTTTTCAGCGATGCTGACATGGATCGCTATGGTCACTTGCAGACTGAATTCCTGGCTCGCGACGGGTATGATTTGACCCAACGCAGTGAAGAGATTCTCACCGGGTTGGGCATAGGGCCCGACCGCTTTCATGAACCGGTTGAGCATTTCAGCGGTGGTTGGAAAATGCGTATCGCCTTGGCAAAGATTCTTGCCCTGAATCCCGATGTGCTCTTGATGGACGAACCCACCAACCACTTGGATTTGGAGTCAATCATCTATCTCGAGTCTTGGCTTTCCAGCTTCAAGGGCGATGTGGTGATGACCAGTCACGACCGCCAATTCATGACCCGTATCTGCTTCCGTACTGTTGAAGTGGCAAACGGCCAGGTGACCAGTTACAGTGGCGACTATGATTTCTACATCCGAGAACGGGAGATACGGCGGCAGCAGTTGATTGCTACCTTCAACCGGCAGCAGGCAAGGTTTGCCAAGGATGAGGAGTTCATCGCAAAGTTTGCCGCCCGTGCCAGTCATGCATCCTTGGTGCAGTCGCGCATCAAGGCACTGGAGAAGATCGAGCGGATCACCCTTCCCCCTGAATCGAAAATCATGCAAGTTCAATTCACCCCCTGTACACGAAGTGGAGATCAGGTGGTGGTCATGAAAGATTTGACCAAGCGCTGGCCCATGGCACAGGGTGGTCAGCATACTGTGTTTGAGAATATCAGCGCAACAGTCATGCGTGGCAACAAGATTGCACTGACCGGCATAAACGGGGCGGGAAAGTCGACCCTGTTGAAAGTCATCGTCGGACTCACCCAGCCCACAAGCGGAGAGGCAAGCCTGGGAGCGAGTGTGAATCTGGGGTACTTCAGTCAATACTCATCCGATGTCCTGGATCCAAATAAGACTATCTTTGAGGAAGTTTCCGAACGCGTTCCGATGTCCACCATTCCCATCATCCGTTCGATGCTTGGATCGTTTCTCTTCAGCGGCGATGATGTCGACAAAAAGATCGGGAATCTCAGCGGTGGTGAGAAGAGCAGGGTGATGCTTGCCTGCATGCTCGCCCTTCCGGTCAATTTCCTGGTGCTGGACGAGCCGACCAACCATTTGGACATCCAAAGCCGTGAGGTCCTGCTGGATGCGCTTTCACGTTTTGAAGGAACACTGATGATCGTCAGCCATGACCGATACTTTCTCAAGCACCTGGCCAATCGTGTGTTCGAATTGGACAAAGCGGTGCTCAATATCTATGAAGGTGATTATGCCTACTATCTGCACAAGTCGGGCAGGGAGTAG
- the purF gene encoding amidophosphoribosyltransferase — protein sequence MAAIKEACGLFGISSAHKEPIGFACHYGLYALQHRGQEGCGIALNTEGELSVHKDLGLVNEVFPRALSVDEEHTRMAIAHTRYGTSGERSRENVQPLLFRHHMGSMAIAHNGNLTNDAALRCRFEKEGCLFHTTSDTEVIAYLICKHRLATGDIHKAIELAMDELEGAYSLLIMTSSLLIAVRDPNGFRPLCLGKLDDGYVFASESCALDAVGAVFVRDLQPGELCIVDKADQSLTSSLVHCNAIKSSLCVFELIYFARPDSVIDTISVHQARIRSGSFLALEHPCQADVVIGVPDSGIDAAIGYSRQSGIPYGIGFIKNKYIGRTFIQPKAGDRESGVRIKLNPIASTVRGKRVVLIDDSIVRGTTSKRIVRLLREAGAKEVHLRSSAPPFLHPCYYGTDIDSRKDLFACKYDHQQMMDILDVDSLGFLLPEQVVKLSDHQGIGFCSACFTGVYPTAVPKGASNA from the coding sequence ATGGCTGCCATCAAGGAGGCCTGCGGCTTGTTCGGCATCAGTTCAGCACACAAGGAACCGATAGGCTTTGCCTGCCATTATGGCCTGTATGCCCTGCAGCATCGCGGTCAGGAGGGGTGCGGTATTGCCCTGAATACCGAGGGGGAGCTCTCGGTGCACAAGGACTTGGGTCTGGTCAACGAGGTGTTTCCCCGAGCCTTGAGCGTTGACGAGGAACACACCCGGATGGCGATCGCCCACACCCGGTACGGAACGAGTGGCGAACGCTCACGTGAGAATGTACAGCCTTTGCTGTTCCGCCATCATATGGGCAGTATGGCAATTGCTCACAATGGCAACTTGACCAACGATGCGGCCCTTCGCTGTCGATTCGAAAAAGAAGGGTGTTTGTTTCATACCACCAGTGATACCGAGGTGATTGCCTATCTGATCTGCAAGCATCGTCTGGCAACAGGCGATATCCATAAGGCGATCGAACTGGCGATGGATGAGCTTGAAGGAGCCTATTCGCTCTTGATTATGACTTCATCCCTTTTGATCGCTGTACGTGATCCAAACGGTTTTCGGCCGTTGTGTCTGGGAAAGCTGGACGATGGCTACGTGTTTGCCAGTGAAAGCTGTGCCTTGGATGCGGTAGGGGCGGTTTTTGTCCGTGACCTTCAGCCTGGTGAACTATGTATTGTCGATAAGGCTGACCAGAGTTTGACCAGTTCCCTTGTGCATTGCAATGCGATAAAGAGTAGCCTATGCGTCTTTGAGTTGATTTACTTTGCACGGCCCGACAGCGTCATCGACACCATCAGCGTCCATCAGGCACGCATCAGAAGCGGCTCGTTTTTGGCCCTTGAACACCCCTGCCAAGCCGATGTGGTCATCGGGGTTCCCGATAGCGGCATCGATGCTGCTATCGGCTACTCCCGGCAGTCGGGTATTCCCTACGGTATCGGCTTCATCAAGAACAAGTACATCGGAAGGACCTTCATCCAACCCAAGGCCGGGGATAGGGAGAGCGGGGTGCGCATCAAGCTCAACCCGATTGCCTCCACGGTTCGCGGTAAGCGCGTGGTGCTTATCGACGACTCCATCGTCAGGGGGACTACCAGTAAGCGAATCGTCCGCCTGCTCAGGGAGGCGGGAGCCAAAGAGGTGCATCTGCGCTCATCTGCTCCTCCCTTTCTCCATCCCTGTTACTATGGGACGGATATCGATTCGCGCAAGGACCTGTTTGCCTGCAAGTATGACCATCAGCAAATGATGGACATACTGGATGTCGATTCACTGGGCTTTTTGCTACCCGAGCAGGTTGTCAAACTCAGCGACCATCAGGGCATCGGATTTTGCAGCGCCTGTTTCACCGGCGTCTATCCTACTGCAGTACCCAAAGGAGCGAGCAATGCATAA
- the amrA gene encoding AmmeMemoRadiSam system protein A: protein MESMVQKTLLELAREAIQSALLSEATPLADRLKDENRIPYTLEMGLFVTLKTKGGALRGCIGNLWGRGPLYQEVPSLALQAAFSDPRFHPVAKDELASLCIDISLLSSMQSIDDWSAIRLGRDGVLLTHGYHRSVFLPQVATEQGWDLPTLLSNLSTKAGLWPNAYQDAACHFEVFQAEVFGEPTL from the coding sequence ATGGAAAGCATGGTGCAGAAAACACTGCTTGAACTCGCCCGCGAGGCAATCCAAAGTGCATTACTGAGTGAAGCGACACCGCTTGCCGATAGGCTGAAGGACGAAAACCGAATACCCTATACGCTTGAAATGGGTTTGTTTGTGACCCTGAAGACAAAAGGTGGGGCATTGAGGGGATGCATCGGCAATTTATGGGGTAGAGGCCCTCTCTATCAGGAAGTGCCTTCCCTGGCTCTCCAGGCTGCATTCAGTGATCCCCGCTTCCATCCGGTTGCCAAGGATGAGCTTGCTTCGCTGTGTATTGATATCTCGCTACTGAGCAGCATGCAAAGTATTGATGATTGGTCTGCCATCCGCCTTGGAAGGGACGGGGTGCTGTTGACTCACGGTTATCACCGTTCCGTGTTCCTTCCGCAAGTGGCGACCGAACAGGGGTGGGATTTACCGACCCTCTTGAGCAACCTCTCCACCAAGGCAGGTCTCTGGCCGAATGCCTATCAGGATGCAGCGTGCCACTTTGAGGTATTCCAGGCGGAGGTGTTCGGTGAGCCTACGTTGTGA
- the purN gene encoding phosphoribosylglycinamide formyltransferase — MIRIAVLVSGGGTNLQALLDAQEKNELSCGSIVLVVSDRQASALKRVENRGVSAVLLDRSALGKKAFETQLLALLVQKNIDLVVLAGFLTILSSEVIARYPKRIINIHPSLIPSFCGKGYYGLRVHQAALERGVKISGATVHLVDEVADGGPILAQQAIDVLDDDTPDSLGQRILEQVEWKLLPKTVASYCRCMEKSMDLEQRLSSIRYPGRGIVCGLNEQGNAIIAYFITARSLHSKNRCLVVEGETVRTKALDESLLVDPSLIIYRAMDRQGSAVVVANGDQSDTILEGLGRGITMQASLASRTFEPDEPNFTPRISALFHLGTDPSYTLSILRRAGDGSCDRSYYSHSACSKGQAHLIHTYEGDGNPLPSFQGEPPLVRIKGNAGEFADHLWSLLDKEYRVCVCVKEIDLTSNATNLVIRQGASNGLY; from the coding sequence ATGATTCGTATTGCAGTGCTGGTCAGCGGTGGGGGAACCAATCTGCAAGCCCTTCTGGACGCCCAAGAAAAGAACGAACTTTCGTGTGGGAGCATCGTCCTGGTGGTAAGCGACCGTCAGGCCTCGGCCTTGAAGCGGGTGGAGAATAGGGGGGTGAGTGCTGTCCTGTTGGATAGGTCGGCCTTGGGAAAGAAGGCGTTTGAAACACAGTTGCTCGCCTTGCTTGTGCAGAAAAATATTGACCTGGTCGTGTTGGCCGGCTTTTTAACCATCCTTTCCAGTGAGGTGATCGCCCGCTATCCAAAGCGAATCATCAACATCCATCCCTCCCTGATACCCAGCTTTTGCGGAAAAGGGTATTATGGGTTGCGTGTCCATCAGGCAGCCCTCGAGCGTGGGGTGAAGATAAGCGGAGCTACGGTGCACCTTGTCGATGAGGTTGCCGATGGCGGTCCGATTCTCGCCCAGCAAGCGATTGATGTCCTGGACGATGACACTCCAGATTCTCTGGGACAACGAATTTTAGAGCAGGTGGAGTGGAAGCTGCTTCCAAAGACAGTAGCCTCCTACTGCCGATGTATGGAGAAAAGCATGGATTTAGAGCAAAGGCTGTCATCGATTCGGTACCCGGGCAGAGGCATTGTGTGCGGCTTGAATGAACAAGGCAATGCCATAATCGCCTATTTCATCACAGCCCGCAGCCTTCACAGCAAGAATCGTTGTCTGGTGGTCGAAGGCGAGACTGTACGCACCAAAGCTTTGGATGAAAGCTTGCTCGTCGATCCTTCGCTGATCATCTATCGGGCGATGGACAGGCAAGGCAGTGCTGTCGTTGTGGCCAACGGCGACCAGAGTGATACAATTCTCGAAGGTTTAGGGAGGGGAATCACCATGCAGGCATCGCTTGCAAGCCGCACCTTTGAACCGGATGAGCCCAACTTCACCCCCCGCATCAGCGCTCTCTTCCATCTTGGTACCGACCCTTCGTATACGCTCTCCATTCTCAGAAGGGCTGGCGATGGCAGTTGCGACCGCTCCTACTACTCACATTCTGCTTGCAGCAAGGGGCAAGCGCACCTGATACATACCTATGAAGGGGATGGCAATCCACTTCCCAGCTTTCAGGGGGAACCCCCACTTGTACGCATCAAGGGTAATGCCGGGGAGTTTGCAGACCATCTGTGGTCCCTGTTGGACAAGGAATACCGGGTCTGTGTATGCGTCAAGGAAATCGATTTGACAAGCAATGCAACAAATCTTGTGATCAGGCAAGGAGCGAGTAATGGACTGTATTGA
- a CDS encoding phosphoribosylaminoimidazolecarboxamide formyltransferase, whose protein sequence is MDCIELKYGCNPNQQMASISMHEGKLPLTVLNGKVGYINLLDALNGWQLVNSLSKATGLASAASFKHVSPAGAAVGLPLNEGERLMYFISEKTTLSELATAYVRARGADRMSSFGDFISLSGECDLSTAQIIKSEVSDGVIAPSYSKEALEVLKKKKGGSYTILQIDPAYEPPLLEERSVFGITFKQMRNTQVLDRSVLTPIVTINTTLSAEAQLDLLVALNTLKYTQSNSVCYAKRGQTIGVGAGQQSRIHCTRLAGDKADLWHLRQSESVLSLPFLPQLSRNDKDNAVELFLRSEMQQCQRFLSREVQPLHEDVKRAFLSEVHNVSLASDAFFPFRDNIDRAFQSGVSYIVQSGGSLRDDEVIQACDAYGMVMITNGIRLFHH, encoded by the coding sequence ATGGACTGTATTGAACTGAAGTATGGCTGTAATCCCAACCAGCAGATGGCAAGCATCTCTATGCATGAGGGCAAGCTTCCTTTGACTGTGCTCAATGGCAAGGTGGGGTACATCAATTTACTCGATGCCCTCAACGGCTGGCAGTTGGTCAATTCCCTTTCGAAGGCAACCGGCCTTGCAAGCGCCGCTTCCTTCAAACATGTCAGTCCCGCCGGAGCGGCGGTAGGTCTTCCCCTCAACGAGGGAGAACGGCTCATGTATTTCATCTCAGAGAAGACCACTCTCAGCGAGCTTGCCACCGCCTATGTGAGGGCGCGTGGAGCCGACCGTATGTCAAGCTTCGGGGATTTTATCAGCCTCAGTGGTGAATGCGACCTGTCTACCGCCCAGATTATCAAAAGCGAGGTCTCCGACGGTGTCATCGCTCCTTCCTACAGCAAGGAAGCCCTGGAGGTGTTGAAGAAGAAGAAAGGCGGTTCCTACACCATCCTGCAAATAGATCCGGCGTATGAGCCTCCGCTGTTGGAAGAACGCTCTGTGTTCGGCATTACCTTCAAGCAGATGCGAAACACCCAGGTGCTTGATAGGTCGGTCCTCACGCCGATTGTCACAATCAATACAACACTCAGTGCAGAGGCCCAGCTGGATTTGCTGGTTGCTCTCAATACGCTGAAGTATACCCAATCGAACTCGGTTTGCTATGCAAAACGCGGTCAGACGATCGGGGTGGGGGCCGGTCAGCAGTCCAGGATTCACTGCACGCGCCTTGCCGGTGATAAGGCCGATCTGTGGCACCTCAGACAGAGTGAATCCGTACTTTCTCTTCCCTTTCTGCCGCAGCTGAGCCGCAATGACAAGGATAACGCTGTTGAGTTGTTCCTTCGTTCAGAGATGCAGCAATGCCAGCGTTTTTTGAGCAGGGAAGTACAACCTCTGCATGAGGATGTAAAGCGGGCTTTTCTTTCTGAAGTGCACAACGTAAGTCTTGCAAGCGATGCCTTCTTCCCGTTCAGGGACAATATCGATCGTGCTTTCCAAAGCGGTGTCTCCTACATCGTGCAAAGCGGGGGGTCTCTCAGGGACGACGAGGTTATCCAAGCGTGCGATGCGTACGGCATGGTTATGATCACCAACGGCATTCGCCTCTTCCACCACTGA
- the purC gene encoding phosphoribosylaminoimidazolesuccinocarboxamide synthase produces MQKLAMLYEGKAKRVYETDQKGVYIVSYKDDATAFNGKKKGSILGKGAINNQVTNHLMQLLSKEGIPTHFVAQLSETETAVKAVRIVPLEVIVRSIAAGSLSERLGLKEGTKLASTVIEFCYKRDDLNDPLVNNSHIKALGLATEQQLELITKYSLKINDILSAYLVEVGIALIDFKLEFGITSEGELVLADEISSDTCRFWDIKTGKKLDKDRFRRDLGDVEEAYHEVMQRLLGRA; encoded by the coding sequence ATGCAAAAGCTAGCCATGCTCTATGAAGGAAAAGCGAAACGGGTGTATGAAACTGACCAGAAGGGTGTCTATATTGTTTCATACAAAGATGATGCTACAGCGTTCAACGGTAAGAAAAAAGGCTCGATCCTGGGCAAGGGAGCGATCAACAACCAAGTTACCAATCATCTGATGCAGCTGCTTTCCAAGGAAGGGATTCCCACCCACTTTGTGGCTCAGCTTTCCGAGACGGAGACGGCGGTCAAGGCTGTGCGAATCGTACCACTGGAGGTTATTGTTCGCAGCATCGCTGCAGGCTCACTGTCCGAGCGGTTGGGCCTTAAAGAGGGAACCAAGCTGGCAAGCACCGTCATAGAATTCTGCTACAAGCGTGATGACCTGAACGACCCGTTGGTAAACAACAGCCATATCAAGGCCCTCGGCCTTGCCACTGAGCAGCAGCTTGAGCTCATCACCAAATACAGCCTCAAAATCAATGACATACTCTCGGCCTACCTGGTGGAAGTCGGCATAGCCTTGATTGATTTCAAGCTGGAGTTTGGTATCACATCTGAGGGAGAGCTGGTACTCGCCGACGAGATCAGCAGTGATACCTGCCGTTTCTGGGATATCAAGACCGGAAAAAAACTGGATAAGGATCGGTTCCGCCGAGACCTCGGGGATGTGGAAGAGGCGTATCACGAAGTGATGCAGCGTCTTTTGGGGAGAGCCTGA
- the purE gene encoding 5-(carboxyamino)imidazole ribonucleotide mutase: protein MQTVQQRVAILLGSENDLSLVQAAISTLKELDIPHSVRILSAHRLGDEACRFASNARAEGFGVLIAAAGKAAHLAGTLASRTLLPVIGLPLSTSLGGLDALFSTVQMPSGYPVATVAIDGAANAALLAAQILALSDCDLLTRLEERRKAGQEAVREADSRIAKSFM, encoded by the coding sequence ATGCAGACAGTCCAACAACGTGTTGCCATCCTCCTCGGAAGTGAGAACGACCTAAGCCTGGTACAGGCGGCGATCAGCACTCTAAAAGAACTGGATATTCCCCATTCTGTACGAATCCTTTCAGCACACCGCCTTGGTGATGAAGCCTGCCGGTTTGCCAGCAATGCAAGAGCCGAAGGGTTCGGGGTCCTCATAGCGGCTGCAGGAAAAGCAGCCCACCTTGCAGGCACCCTGGCAAGCAGAACCCTTCTGCCGGTTATCGGACTTCCCCTGTCCACCTCCCTCGGAGGCCTCGATGCCTTGTTTTCAACAGTCCAAATGCCCAGTGGGTATCCGGTGGCCACGGTAGCCATAGATGGGGCCGCCAATGCGGCCTTGCTTGCGGCCCAAATACTGGCCTTGTCCGACTGTGACCTGCTTACGCGGCTCGAAGAGAGAAGAAAGGCAGGCCAAGAGGCTGTGCGCGAAGCCGATAGTCGAATTGCGAAGAGCTTTATGTAG
- a CDS encoding C-GCAxxG-C-C family protein — protein sequence MEQDYVNKAMELRSKGYNCAQSVACVFADEVGMSEQTLFSLMEGFGGGMGAHQGTCGAVSGAVAIVSMVTSKGSVQGGTKSLTYARTAAIVSEFFQKNGSSVCKEILGDETGVVLRSCDGCVEDSVRMVHKLLQKVKEADR from the coding sequence GTGGAACAAGACTATGTAAACAAAGCGATGGAGCTTCGCAGCAAGGGGTACAACTGCGCCCAGTCGGTGGCCTGCGTATTTGCCGATGAGGTGGGGATGAGTGAACAGACGCTCTTTTCCCTGATGGAAGGATTCGGCGGGGGGATGGGTGCTCACCAGGGGACGTGCGGGGCGGTAAGCGGTGCTGTTGCCATCGTCAGCATGGTGACCAGCAAAGGCAGTGTTCAAGGTGGGACGAAAAGCCTTACTTACGCACGAACGGCGGCCATTGTTTCCGAGTTTTTTCAGAAGAACGGTAGTTCAGTATGCAAGGAAATCCTGGGTGACGAAACCGGTGTCGTGTTGCGTTCTTGTGATGGATGTGTAGAAGATTCTGTACGTATGGTGCATAAATTGTTGCAAAAAGTGAAGGAAGCGGATAGATAA
- the amrB gene encoding AmmeMemoRadiSam system protein B, translated as MIRKAHFAGSWYPADKQTLRALINESIEVVLKNTTYQHCPYRFAVLPHAGLFYSKAGIAPFFAADLSNVQRLVVLAPSHYANLSQDALVSAPLDGIETPLGMLESQNLSSAQAKYFSAIQSEHALEMVLPYIASLSRPPTVTLALVSHFSQPQAVKTIADALVAELGEQEIQAGRTALIASSDFTHYGPRFGYTPYQSGAPLKVREDDLALSHLLCEGRIEEAFAFCSSKRSTVCGYAPAMVVSYIAHHNQSRGWVADYYTSLDISSSPDANFVAYSTILWR; from the coding sequence ATGATACGAAAAGCACACTTTGCAGGGTCTTGGTATCCCGCTGATAAACAGACGCTCAGGGCTTTGATCAACGAATCGATTGAGGTTGTCCTCAAGAATACCACCTATCAACACTGTCCCTATCGATTTGCCGTTCTTCCCCATGCAGGACTTTTCTACTCCAAGGCAGGCATCGCCCCATTTTTCGCTGCCGACCTTTCCAACGTACAGCGTCTGGTTGTCCTTGCCCCGAGCCACTATGCAAACCTAAGCCAGGATGCTTTGGTCAGCGCCCCTCTGGATGGCATTGAGACACCGCTGGGAATGCTCGAGAGCCAGAATCTTAGTAGTGCCCAAGCCAAGTATTTCTCGGCAATCCAGAGTGAACACGCCTTGGAGATGGTCCTCCCCTATATTGCCAGTCTTTCTCGGCCGCCTACGGTCACCTTGGCCTTGGTCAGCCACTTCTCCCAGCCGCAAGCGGTGAAGACCATCGCAGATGCACTGGTTGCCGAACTGGGAGAGCAAGAGATACAAGCTGGCAGGACTGCCCTTATTGCCAGTAGTGATTTCACCCATTATGGACCGCGCTTCGGCTATACCCCCTACCAAAGCGGGGCTCCCTTGAAGGTCAGGGAAGATGACCTGGCCCTTTCCCACCTGCTCTGCGAAGGACGGATCGAAGAGGCTTTTGCCTTTTGCTCTTCAAAAAGAAGCACCGTATGCGGTTATGCTCCCGCTATGGTGGTCAGCTATATCGCACATCACAACCAGAGCCGGGGGTGGGTTGCCGATTACTACACATCCTTGGATATAAGTTCTTCGCCGGATGCCAATTTTGTCGCCTATTCGACGATTTTGTGGAGGTGA
- the purM gene encoding phosphoribosylformylglycinamidine cyclo-ligase produces the protein MHNESFSNRYEQAGVDIRRGYEAVELMKKHVASTFTKGVLSDLGGFGGLFELDLSQTPHPVLVCGTDGVGTKLKLAFALDKHDTIGIDCVAMSVNDVICCGAKPQVFLDYIALGRLEPTKVEQIVKGVAQGCKQADCALIGGETAEMPGLYQQGEYDLAGFCTAVVEKTKIFNNASIVEGDVLVALPSSGLHSNGFSLVRQIFNLDAKSENLSIFYPELGKTLGDELLTPTRIYVKDVLSLARSITIKGASHITGGGFFENIPRALPAGLGARIRKNDVRVLPVFSLLQRQGAVDERDMFNTFNMGVGMVLIVNKEEALQALGMVDGSYILGEVVASDKELELL, from the coding sequence ATGCATAATGAGAGTTTCAGCAATCGGTATGAACAGGCTGGTGTGGATATCAGGCGCGGCTATGAAGCGGTCGAGTTGATGAAAAAACATGTAGCCTCCACCTTCACCAAGGGTGTCCTCTCCGATTTGGGCGGCTTCGGCGGTTTGTTCGAGCTCGATTTGAGCCAGACTCCCCATCCCGTACTGGTTTGCGGTACCGATGGGGTGGGCACCAAGCTCAAGCTTGCCTTCGCCCTCGACAAACATGACACCATCGGTATCGATTGTGTGGCGATGAGCGTCAACGATGTCATCTGCTGCGGGGCAAAGCCACAGGTATTCCTGGATTACATCGCCTTGGGCCGGCTTGAGCCGACCAAGGTGGAGCAGATTGTCAAAGGTGTTGCCCAAGGGTGCAAACAGGCGGACTGCGCCCTCATCGGAGGAGAGACCGCCGAAATGCCCGGCCTGTATCAGCAAGGTGAATATGATCTGGCAGGCTTTTGTACCGCGGTGGTGGAGAAGACCAAAATCTTCAACAATGCAAGTATCGTCGAAGGGGACGTTTTGGTTGCACTGCCCTCCAGCGGGTTGCATTCCAACGGCTTCTCCTTGGTACGTCAGATTTTCAATCTGGATGCCAAATCTGAGAACCTGTCGATATTCTACCCGGAACTAGGGAAAACCTTGGGCGATGAGTTGCTCACTCCCACCCGCATCTATGTCAAGGATGTGCTCTCTCTTGCTCGAAGCATCACCATCAAGGGGGCCTCGCATATCACCGGGGGAGGGTTCTTTGAGAATATACCCCGTGCCCTTCCTGCCGGCCTTGGGGCCAGGATACGCAAAAACGATGTGCGGGTCCTCCCCGTATTCTCCCTGTTGCAACGCCAAGGCGCAGTCGATGAACGGGACATGTTCAACACCTTCAACATGGGGGTCGGCATGGTCCTTATTGTGAATAAGGAAGAGGCATTGCAAGCCCTGGGCATGGTGGATGGCTCGTATATACTGGGTGAGGTCGTGGCAAGCGACAAGGAATTGGAGCTTTTATGA
- the amrS gene encoding AmmeMemoRadiSam system radical SAM enzyme codes for MSLRCDFCYHRCSLIEGQSGICSVRAVEGGRLVTKGYGQLVALAVDPVEKKPLYHFLPGSKTLSLAMFGCNLGCEFCQNYTISQHEYVQSQQAETFEASDLVGLALERKCPSISFTYSEPLVWQDYMIEVAKLAKQKGLATIMVTNGTFSEQALARISDHIDAYNIDLKGDEAFYRRLCKGSAKPVLDAIEYLVAKFLHVEVTTMVMQGQHDKAQMLGLSDQLAKRKVQVWHLSRYFPRYLCTDSATSESYLAGMVSMLSCSGIPYVYAGNSEQKQATYCPQCHTLLVSDRRYSPIHCDKALLAGKCSTCGHAIYGRWPS; via the coding sequence GTGAGCCTACGTTGTGACTTTTGCTATCATCGATGTTCCCTTATAGAAGGACAGAGCGGCATCTGTTCGGTCAGGGCGGTAGAGGGGGGCAGGTTGGTTACTAAAGGGTATGGCCAGCTTGTCGCCTTAGCCGTGGACCCGGTTGAGAAGAAACCGCTGTATCACTTCCTTCCCGGCAGCAAGACCCTGTCACTGGCGATGTTTGGGTGCAACCTTGGCTGCGAGTTCTGTCAGAATTATACCATCAGTCAGCATGAGTACGTGCAGAGCCAACAGGCCGAGACCTTTGAAGCCTCGGACTTGGTCGGTCTTGCCTTGGAACGCAAATGCCCCTCGATCAGCTTCACCTATAGCGAACCGTTGGTATGGCAGGACTATATGATCGAGGTTGCAAAGCTGGCAAAACAGAAAGGTCTTGCCACCATTATGGTGACCAATGGAACCTTCAGCGAGCAAGCCCTGGCAAGGATATCTGATCATATCGATGCCTACAACATCGACCTCAAAGGTGATGAAGCTTTTTACCGTCGACTCTGCAAAGGCAGCGCCAAGCCTGTTTTGGATGCGATCGAGTACCTTGTAGCCAAGTTTTTGCACGTGGAAGTTACCACCATGGTTATGCAAGGGCAGCATGACAAGGCTCAGATGCTCGGGCTGTCCGATCAGCTTGCCAAGCGCAAGGTGCAGGTCTGGCACCTGAGTCGCTACTTCCCCCGATACCTGTGTACCGACAGTGCAACAAGCGAATCCTATCTTGCGGGGATGGTTTCGATGCTCTCTTGTTCGGGGATTCCTTATGTGTATGCCGGCAATTCCGAACAGAAACAGGCCACCTATTGCCCACAGTGTCATACCCTGCTGGTATCGGACAGACGCTATAGCCCGATTCATTGTGACAAGGCCTTGCTCGCAGGCAAATGCAGTACGTGCGGTCATGCAATCTACGGTCGTTGGCCATCCTGA